A portion of the Adhaeribacter radiodurans genome contains these proteins:
- a CDS encoding acyltransferase, whose translation MDFTPAYLAHETAVIDEDCVIGKDTRIWHFSHIMSGCRIGEQCTIGQNVVISPDVVLGNNVKVQNNVSVYSGVICEDDVFLGPSVVFTNIKNPRSAISRRHQYQKTLVKKGATLGANSTILCGITIGEYAFIGAGSVVTKSVLPYALVYGNPARQPGWMSAYGHRLQFNEQGMATCPESQEKYQLHQNQVIRIPLS comes from the coding sequence ATGGATTTTACTCCTGCTTATCTGGCTCACGAAACCGCTGTTATCGATGAAGATTGTGTAATAGGTAAAGATACCCGGATTTGGCATTTTTCTCACATTATGTCGGGTTGTCGGATTGGGGAGCAGTGTACTATCGGGCAGAATGTGGTAATATCACCGGATGTGGTGCTAGGCAATAATGTAAAAGTACAGAACAACGTTTCGGTGTACAGTGGCGTGATTTGCGAAGACGATGTTTTTTTAGGCCCATCGGTGGTCTTTACCAATATCAAAAATCCGCGCAGTGCCATAAGCCGCCGCCATCAGTACCAGAAAACGCTGGTTAAAAAAGGCGCTACCTTAGGTGCCAACAGTACCATATTGTGCGGCATTACCATTGGGGAATATGCTTTTATCGGCGCCGGATCGGTAGTTACCAAATCGGTTTTGCCTTATGCTCTGGTATACGGCAACCCGGCCCGGCAACCCGGCTGGATGAGCGCTTATGGTCATCGACTGCAATTTAACGAGCAAGGTATGGCCACTTGTCCGGAAAGTCAGGAAAAGTATCAGTTACACCAAAACCAAGTTATCAGAATTCCTTTATCTTAG